The sequence attttcaggatGGGCCCGCGTCGCCTAACGTCCAATTAGCGCAACCCACGTCCGCTTAGCCCCGTAAAGCGGCCGTAAAGCCCCCGTGAATGTAGCATTGCTCGGCAGCTCCAGCCTTCAAAAGTCAGAAAAAGGAAGAAACTCTAGAAAAGAAAACCTTGAACATCTCATCTACACCGTTCGATCAGCAAGCAACGGGCGAGATGGGCCCCTGTGCTATGGGAAAGAAAGTCAGAAGTTGTCGATGAGCTTGGCGTAGGACGTGGTGACCCTGTTCCCTTCCACCCGCCTGCCCTCGATCTCCCTCCTGCGGCACCCCTccacgccggcgccggcgcagaTGCTCTTGCGAGGATCAACGATCCTGTCCCTCCAGTGCCCGTCGGAGAAGTTGGCCTTCCCGGCCTCTACAACGTCCCACCGCAGCAGCGCCTTCTGCCTCTCGTCGAGGAGGCAGAAGCCCTGgaggcgcggcggcatggcgtcGTGCGCCGTCCACCACCTCGCGTGCGCCTCGTCGCTGGCGAACTGCCTGAGCTCGGGCGCGTTCCAGTTGCAGTCGTAGTCCCTGAAGCAGAACCAGGGCTTCATCCCGACGAAGTGCACGGCAAGGACGGCGGGCGGGTCGGCGGCGAGGACGCGGCGCTTGGCGGCGGCGCGCTCCGCGGTGTCGCCCTCCCAGAAGTGCTTCATGTAGTTGGCGCGCGACGGCAGGCGGTGCCACCAGGAGAAGACCTCGTTGAGGTACCCCTGGTCGCCGCCGTTGTAGGACTCGATGTCGGCGATGTGGTCCATGAGCAGCCGGAAGGTGCAGTTGCAGGGCTCCACCACCATGACGCCCGAGTTGAAGACCGTGCCGTGGTTCCCCGTGGCGCTCACCTCCGGCATGACGAAGAGCGGCTCCATGGGGCGCTGCACCAGCAGGTCGGCGTCCAGGAACACCACCCGGTCGTACTCCGTCAGCGTCCACAGCCAGAACTTGCTGTAGTTCCACTCGTTGTAGGCGTCCCGCGACGCGCGCGGGTTCCGGATCCGCCGGATCGTCCGCACCTTCCACCCGGCCGCCTCCAGCGCGCGCCGGTGCCGCTCGCTGATGGTCTCGTCCACCAGGGCCACCATGTCCCGGTCCGACCCCGCCATCCGGATGCTCTGTGCCGCCACCATGGCGCCGCACGCGTACAGCTGCTCCGAGTGCAGGATCGTCGCGTACGCCTGTCGCCGCGGCGCCGCAGACACGTACGCCTCCCCTGTTCGTGTTCGATCAGTCACACACGTTAATTCATGGCATGCAACACCAATTTGTGGTGACAAAGACATGTGTTGGCGCGGGTCGCTTTCGTACCGAGTGCTCTGAGCGGCATGGCGAGCCTGCAGGATCCGACGGGGAGGGCGAGCTTCTGCCGGAGCTCGCCCATGTCGGGTCTGTACAGCCACACGTCGCCGTCACGCATGACCTCGTGCTTGCAGCTGAACAGGTTCGGGGCCGGGAAGCACCGGCTGACGACGATCacgtgcgccgccgcccgccggccacGCTCCTCCGACCGGCCCGCGGCGAGCCGCGCGGCGGCAAGCTGCAGGTGCAACCG comes from Triticum aestivum cultivar Chinese Spring chromosome 5B, IWGSC CS RefSeq v2.1, whole genome shotgun sequence and encodes:
- the LOC123115756 gene encoding UDP-glucuronate:xylan alpha-glucuronosyltransferase 1, with protein sequence MGGFACAHAEKRHRLDRTLNGPSKKGYVGSCCAKYKPFSFSALLPPQGLGGKILYVKLVLLVLMCGSFMGLLHSPSIHHGGDQRSTQSPEMSKVVRTSDADEPDSGYTSDLRVDWSSVSMAVQRVAREGDGGLRVGILNFDGDEMGQWRTLLPAASEVHLDRVASNVTWAHLYPEWIDEEELYHAPVCPDLPEPSSAPEGGYDVVAVKLPCSGAAGWSKDVPRLHLQLAAARLAAGRSEERGRRAAAHVIVVSRCFPAPNLFSCKHEVMRDGDVWLYRPDMGELRQKLALPVGSCRLAMPLRALGEAYVSAAPRRQAYATILHSEQLYACGAMVAAQSIRMAGSDRDMVALVDETISERHRRALEAAGWKVRTIRRIRNPRASRDAYNEWNYSKFWLWTLTEYDRVVFLDADLLVQRPMEPLFVMPEVSATGNHGTVFNSGVMVVEPCNCTFRLLMDHIADIESYNGGDQGYLNEVFSWWHRLPSRANYMKHFWEGDTAERAAAKRRVLAADPPAVLAVHFVGMKPWFCFRDYDCNWNAPELRQFASDEAHARWWTAHDAMPPRLQGFCLLDERQKALLRWDVVEAGKANFSDGHWRDRIVDPRKSICAGAGVEGCRRREIEGRRVEGNRVTTSYAKLIDNF